From Azospirillaceae bacterium:
GGCGGGTCCCAAGGCGGACCACGACCGCTACATGGGCCTCAGCATTTGGTCGCCCAACATCAACATCTTCCGCGACCCGCGCTGGGGCCGGGGGCAGGAAACCTATGGCGAGGATCCGTACCTGACGGGCCACATGGGCGTGGCCTTCATCCAGGGCATCCAGGGTCCCGACCCCGCCCATCCCAAGGCCATCGCCACCGCCAAGCATTTCGTCGTGCACAGCGGGCCGGAGGCCGGGCGCCATTCCTTTGACGTCGATGTGTCGCCCTATGACCTTGAGGCCACCTACACCCCGGCCTTCCGCCTGGCGGTGACGGCGGGGCAGGTGGGCAGCGTCATGTGTTCCTACAACGCGCTGCACGGCACGCCGGTCTGCGCCGATGGCGACCTGCTGAATGGCAGGCTGCGCCGGGATTGGGGCTTCAAGGGTTACGTCGTGTCCGACTGCGACGCGGTGGACGACATGACCCGTTTCCACCATTACCGCGCCGATAATGCCGCCTCCGCCGCCGCGGCGGTGCAGGCGGGCACGGATTTGAACTGCGGTGGCGGCGGTCGCTACGCCTACGCCGATCTGGGCAATGCGGTGGCGCAGCACCTGGTCAGCGAAGGGGCGGTGGACCAGGCGGCCCGTCGGGTGATCGCCGCGCGGGCCCGCATGGGCGCCTTCACCGCCAACGACCCCTACGCCGACATCGGGAACGAGCGCATCGACGATCCCGCCGCCCGCGCCCTGGCGCTGGAGGCGGCGCGCAAATCCATCGTGCTGCTGAAGAACCGCAACAACCTGTTGCCGCTGGCGCCCGGCACCGGCCTAGCGGTCATCGGCCCCAACGCCGACGCGCTGAACGTGCTGGAGGCCAACTACCATGGCACCGCCGTCCAGGCATTCACGCCCCTGGCGGCGCTGCGCATGGCGCCGGGCATCGGCCTGATCAGCTACGCCCAGGGCTCCGCGCTGGCGGAGGGCGTGCCTGTGCTGGTGCCGGAAACGGCGCTGCGCACAGGGGCCGGGTCCGGTGCCGAACCCGGCCTGACCGGCGATTATTTTGACAATCTGGACTTCAGCGGGGAACCGAAGCTGACCCGCACCGACCGCACCGTCGATTTCGATTGGGACAAGGTGCCGCCGGCGCCGGGCATGGACGCCCACAAGTACGCCGTGCGCTGGACCGGCCTGCTGGTGCCGCCGGGGGCGGGCGACTACAGCCTCGCGCTGCGCTTCGACCGCTGTTTCGACTGCCTGGGCCATGACGCCGTGCGCCTGTACGTGGATGGGCGCCTGGTGCTGGACGATCCCGGCACCGGCAAGGACGCCGACCTGACCGTGCCCCTGCATGTGGACGGCAAATCACCCCACCGCATCCGGCTGGAGATGGTGCACGGTGGCCAGGACCAGGGCATCCGCCTGATGTGGCAGGCCCCCGCCGACGCCCAGCGGGACGAAGCGGTGGCCGTGGCCCGCAAGGCTGGCGCCATCGTCGCCTTCGTCGGCCTGTCCCCCGATGTGGAGGGGGAGGAGTTGGGCATCGTCGTGCCCGGTTTCGACGGCGGTGATCGCACCGACCTGGGCTTGCCCCAGACCCAGCAACAGTTGCTGGAGGCCGTGGCCGCCACCGGCAGGCCGTTGGTGGTGGTGCTGATGTCGGGCAGTGCCGTGGCCCTGAACTGGGCGCAGGAGCATGCCGACGCCATCCTGGCCGCCTGGTATCCGGGGGAACGCGGTGGGCGGGCGATCGCGGAGACGCTGTTCGGCGTCAACAACCCGTCGGGCCGCCTGCCGGTCACCTTCTACCGCAGCGTCCGCGACCTGCCGGCCTTCGTCGATTACGCCATGACCGGCCGCACCTATCGCTATTTCGAGGGCGCGCCGCTGTACCCCTTCGGTTTCGGCCTCAGCTACACCCGCTTCGCCTATGACGGCCTGGCCCTGTCCACCGCCAACCTGGATGCCGGCCAGCCGCTGACCGTCACCGCCACCGTGCGCAACGTGGGGGATAAGGCGGGTGATGAGGTGGCGCAACTGTACCTGACGCCACCAGCCGGCCCCCTGGCGCCGCGCCGCGCCCTGGCGGGTTTCCAGCGGGTGCATCTGGAGGCCGGGGAAAGCCGACAGGTGACCTTCCAGGTCGATCCGCGCGACCTCAGCGGCGTGGACGCCGCCGGCAACCGCGCGGTGGAGGAGGGGCGCTATCAGGTGTTTGTCGGCGGCGGCCAGCCCGACTACGCCGCCGGCGTGGACAAGACGCTGGAAATCCATAGCCGCCAGGCGCTGCCGAAATGAGGAAGGTGATGCCGACCAGCCGCCGTGAGGTCTTCCTGGGCGGTGCCGCCCTGGCGCTGGCCGGCGCCCTGCCGACCCGTGTCCTCGCTGGTGCCCGGCCCAGCCGC
This genomic window contains:
- a CDS encoding glycoside hydrolase family 3 C-terminal domain-containing protein encodes the protein MKLRLLLTTVLSLLPVAAFAQNTPTADADALVNHMTLAEKVGQVQSAAPAIPRLNWPAYEWWNEGLHGVARAGYATVFPQAIGLAATWDTDLLHRVGDTISTEARAKFNAAGPKADHDRYMGLSIWSPNINIFRDPRWGRGQETYGEDPYLTGHMGVAFIQGIQGPDPAHPKAIATAKHFVVHSGPEAGRHSFDVDVSPYDLEATYTPAFRLAVTAGQVGSVMCSYNALHGTPVCADGDLLNGRLRRDWGFKGYVVSDCDAVDDMTRFHHYRADNAASAAAAVQAGTDLNCGGGGRYAYADLGNAVAQHLVSEGAVDQAARRVIAARARMGAFTANDPYADIGNERIDDPAARALALEAARKSIVLLKNRNNLLPLAPGTGLAVIGPNADALNVLEANYHGTAVQAFTPLAALRMAPGIGLISYAQGSALAEGVPVLVPETALRTGAGSGAEPGLTGDYFDNLDFSGEPKLTRTDRTVDFDWDKVPPAPGMDAHKYAVRWTGLLVPPGAGDYSLALRFDRCFDCLGHDAVRLYVDGRLVLDDPGTGKDADLTVPLHVDGKSPHRIRLEMVHGGQDQGIRLMWQAPADAQRDEAVAVARKAGAIVAFVGLSPDVEGEELGIVVPGFDGGDRTDLGLPQTQQQLLEAVAATGRPLVVVLMSGSAVALNWAQEHADAILAAWYPGERGGRAIAETLFGVNNPSGRLPVTFYRSVRDLPAFVDYAMTGRTYRYFEGAPLYPFGFGLSYTRFAYDGLALSTANLDAGQPLTVTATVRNVGDKAGDEVAQLYLTPPAGPLAPRRALAGFQRVHLEAGESRQVTFQVDPRDLSGVDAAGNRAVEEGRYQVFVGGGQPDYAAGVDKTLEIHSRQALPK